From one Aspergillus fumigatus Af293 chromosome 8, whole genome shotgun sequence genomic stretch:
- the ftmF gene encoding 2-oxoglutarate dependent dioxygenase ftmF, protein MTVDSKPQLQRLAADADVDRMCRLLEEDGAFILKGLLPFDVVESFNRELDVQMAIPPPKGERLLADKYPPHFKYVPNVATTCPTFRNTVLINPVIHAICEAYFQRTGDYWLSAAFLREIESGMPAQPFHRDDATHPLMHYQPLEAPPVSLSVIFPLTEFTEENGATEVILGSHRWTEVGTPERDQAVLATMDPGDVLIVRQRVVHAGGGNRTTAGKPRRVVLAYFNSVQLTPFETYRTMPREMVESMTVLGQRMLGWRTMKPSDPNIVGINLIDDKRLENVLQLKAADSPA, encoded by the coding sequence ATGACCGTCGACTCCAAGCCACAACTCCAGCGCCTCGCCGCCGATGCCGACGTTGACCGGATGTGCAGGCTCCTCGAAGAGGACGGTGCCTTTATCCTCAAGGGCCTGCTGCCCTTCGACGTCGTCGAGAGCTTCAACCGCGAGTTGGACGTGCAAATGGCCATCCCACCTCCCAAAGGAGAACGGCTGCTGGCGGACAAATACCCCCCTCACTTCAAATATGTCCCGAACGTCGCCACCACTTGCCCGACGTTCCGCAACACCGTTCTCATCAACCCGGTCATCCACGCCATCTGCGAGGCCTACTTCCAGCGCACGGGTGATTACTGGCTCAGCGCGGCCTTCCTCCGCGAAATTGAATCGGGAATGCCCGCCCAGCCGTTCCACCGCGACGATGCCACCCACCCGCTGATGCACTACCAGCCCTTGGAAGCACCGCCGGTTTCCCTCAGCGTCATCTTTCCCCTGACAGAGTTCACGGAGGAGAATGGTGCCACAGAGGTCATCCTCGGCAGTCATCGGTGGACAGAGGTCGGGACGCCGGAGCGCGACCAGGCAGTTCTCGCGACTATGGACCCGGGCGATGTGCTCATTGTACGACAGCGTGTGGTGCATGCGGGCGGTGGGAATCGCACGACGGCCGGCAAACCTCGACGGGTTGTTCTCGCGTACTTCAATAGCGTCCAGCTGACCCCATTCGAGACCTACCGGACGATGCCGCGCGAGATGGTCGAGTCGATGACTGTTCTCGGCCAGAGGATGCTCGGCTGGAGAACCATGAAACCGTCCGATCCCAACATTGTGGGCATCAACCTGATAGATGATAAGCGGCTGGAGAATGTGCTGCAGTTGAAGGCTGCTGATTCGCCGGCTTAG
- the ftmG gene encoding cytochrome P450 monooxygenase ftmG: METLDAIQLPYLGVVGASLIVILGIILLFPLGSDPFITINQHPRDLFQTKAKQQFEYNAAALLNEGLQTGHSAFRLVTNMVTYLILKDQYAEEIKNDSRFGAHEAVDPVLLVDLPGLESMFQGSLHNQVPPMAVRALNKELVHLTPSLSEEAMNCLQTRWTDSTEWHGVSIPETVLALIAQMTTRALLGPELCRNPEWLDIAKSFTTNRAIAVAAVQSWPSFLQPVIHWFLPPCRALRRQIQCARNIILPALERERRAYCSDQPTKREFSNLVFIDQYAKGARYDATMAQLRIIAVAFQTTSDLVEKVIARLCKHPELIEPLREEVVSVVGNHGLHRHSLRKLTLMESVMKETQRLEPAVIIGMFRLAKEKVTLKDGTVVPKGTNIAFANDLRFDPEMYLEPETFDGYRFQRMREDPAKIDLAPFTKTRMSHLAFGHGKHACPGRFLACDEAKLILCHILLNYDIRAVEGSPPELPGSWGNDVGEKTAGD; encoded by the exons ATGGAAACCCTCGATGCGATTCAGCTGCCCTACCTCGGGGTCGTCGGCGCAAGCTTGATCGTCATCCTGGGAATCATATTGTTGTTTCCCTTGGGCAGCGACCCCTTTATAACCATCAACCAACACCCACGGGACTTGTTTCAGACAAAGGCCAAGCAGCAGTTTGAATATAATGCAGCTGCTCTACTTAACGAGGGCCTCCAAACA GGCCACTCGGCGTTCCGGCTGGTGACCAACATGGTCACCTATTTGATCTTGAAAGACCAGTATGCGGAGGAAATCAAGAATGATAGTCGGTTTGGCGCTCATGAAGCAGTTGATCCC GTATTACTTGTGGACCTGCCTGGCTTAGAGAGCATGTTCCAAGGTTCGCTGCATAATCAAGTGCCCCCCATGGCGGTTCGTGCGTTAAACAAGGAGCTTG TACACTTGACACCTTCCCTTTCCGAGGAAGCTATGAACTGCCTGCAAACCAGGTGGACGGACTCGACAG AGTGGCATGGCGTCTCTATCCCGGAAACCGTACTGGCCTTGATTGCCCAAATGACAACAAGAGCACTGCTGGGCCCTGAGCTCTGCCGCAACCCCGAATGGCTGGACATTGCGAAATCCTTCACCACAAATCGAGCTATTGCTGTCGCCGCCGTCCAGTCCTGGCCCAGCTTTCTTCAACCTGTGATCCATTGGTTCCTGCCCCCGTGCCGGGCTCTTCGCCGTCAAATCCAGTGCGCCCGTAATATCATCCTTCCGGCCCTCGAGCGTGAACGGCGCGCGTATTGCAGCGATCAGCCAACGAAGCGGGAATTCTCGAACTTGGTGTTCATCGATCAGTATGCCAAGGGAGCCCGCTATGATGCTACCATGGCGCAGCTGCGAATTATTGCCGTTGCTTTTCAGACTACGAGTGATTTGGTCGAAAAAGTGATAGCACGACTTTGCAAGCACCCCGAGCTCATTGAGCCCTTGCGCGAGGAGGTGGTTTCGGTAGTTGGGAATCATGGCTTGCACCGCCACTCATTACGCAAACTCACGTTGATGGAGAGTGTGATGAAGGAAACCCAGCGGCTTGAACCCGCTGTGATCA TCGGCATGTTCCGCCTCGCCAAAGAAAAAGTGACGTTGAAGGACGGCACTGTCGTTCCCAAGGGTACCAATATCGCCTTTGCGAATGATCTCCGCTTCGATCCGGAAATGTACCTGGAGCCGGAAACCTTCGATGGCTACCGGTTCCAGCGGATGAGAGAGGATCCTGCGAAGATTGACCTTGCGCCGTTCACCAAGACCAGGATGAGCCATCTCGCTTTTGGCCACGGCAAGCATGCCTGCCCGGGCCGCTTCCTGGCCTGCGATGAAGCGAAACTCATTCTGTGTCATATTCTCCTCAATTACGACATTAGGGCTGTGGAGGGATCCCCTCCGGAATTGC CTGGATCCTGGGGCAATGATGTCGGTGAGAAGACGGCGGGGGACTGA
- the ftmPT2 gene encoding 12-alpha,13-alpha-dihydroxyfumitremorgin C prenyltransferase ftmH, with protein MTIPTEISCPEEDAFQLLDKFSWFPSDDQRRWWEYTGPYLLKLLRDAKYPQKDQVPCLYLLQQLLVPYLGTFPVVGQAPLPWWSNVTTYGVPFELSWNLLHNIVRIGFEPLSHLAESGVDAFNKTAPEECVSRLACLDNTIDLARFRHFQHHLLVTPEEETWLLKEKAPLAKSGRGQQTLAVEFQNGGISAKAYFFPGMKSLATGLSPGKLILDSIERLALPGLKEPVHHLRSTLGLQDDGHPTDTAIAPFLLGVDLCTPERSRLKFYVTDQVVSWDRVADMWTLRGKRLEDPQCADGLALLRKLWDLLAIPEGYRSNIRPDFAFGTPPPEDYRPVMMANWTLSPKKKFPDPQIYLLTVGMNDAVVMDALVAFYEVLGWTDLASTYKDKVASYFPGPDFTKTNYIHSGVSFSYRHSKPYLSVYYSPF; from the exons ATGACCATACCAACTGAGATTTCGTGCCCTGAAGAAGACGCattccagctcctcgacaaGTTCTCATGGTTTCCCAGCGACGACCAGCGACGTTGGTGGGAATATACTGGACCCTATCTGCTCAAGCTTCTGCGTGATGCTAAATATCCGCAGAAGGATCAGGTTCCCTGCCTCTATCTCCTGCAGCAACTGCTGGTTCCATACCTCGGCACCTTCCCAGTCGTGGGACAAGCACCTCTGCCTTGGTGGAGCAATGTGACCACCTATGGCGTTCCGTTCGAGCTCAGCTGGAATCTTCTGCATAATATCGTGCGGATTGGCTTCGAACCACTCTCACACTTGGCAGAATCCGGCGTCGATGCTTTCAACAAGACAGCGCCAGAGGAATGCGTCTCCCGCCTAGCGTGTCTTGACAACACCATCGATCTAGCGCGGTTCAGACACTTCCAACACCACCTTTTGGTGACTCCCGAGGAGGAAACATGGTTGCTCAAAGAGAAAGCCCCCCTCGCCAAGTCTGGACGAGGCCAGCAAACCCTGGCCGTGGAATTCCAGAATGGTGGCATCAGCGCCAAAGCCTACTTCTTCCCCGGCATGAAGTCGCTGGCGACTGGACTCTCGCCAGGAAAGCTCATTCTTGACTCCATCGAGAGGCTCGCTCTCCCAGGATTGAAGGAACCCGTGCATCACCTCCGCAGCACCCTCGGCCTGCAAGACGACGGGCACCCGACAGATACCGCGATTGCCCCGTTCCTTCTCGGTGTCGACCTGTGCACTCCCGAACGAAGTCGCCTGAAATTCTATGTGACCGACCAGGTGGTTTCATGGGATCGGGTAGCGGACATGTGGACTCTTCGCGGGAAACGTCTGGAAGATCCTCAATGTGCCGATGGTCTGGCCCTCCTGAGGAAACTGTGGGATCTCCTCGCGATCCCTGAAGGGTATCGGAGCAACATCCGGCCGGACTTTGCTTTTGGGACGCCTCCTCCCGAGGACTACCGTCCCGTTATGATGGCGAACTGGAccctatctcccaagaaAAAATTTCCGGACCCCCAGATATACCTCCTGACCGTTGGGATGAATGACGCCGTCGTCATGGACGCACTCGTGGCGTTCTACGAGGTTCTGGGTTGGACGGATCTGGCCAGCACGTACAAGGACAAAGTGGCCTCATACTT CCCCGGCCCTGACTTTACGAAAACCAATTACATTCACTCGGGGGTTTCCTTCTCGTATCGCCACTCCAAGCCCTACCTGAGTGTTTATTATTCGCCTTTTTGA
- the ftmI gene encoding protein ftmI yields the protein MGRWWGLPLPPEIILELFEYLRPPDVVALAQAAEGFAQLALSVYSSSLREKGQTILFSAVTCGHVSIVRHYLEQGADPCAADDEGYTPLHWAAAYGHYNVVSLLIDVGADINARQNSGFSPLDYAIITGHDRVVEVLLKHGATITDVTIGPSQRTTLHAAAIKGYSKIAKMLLSHGAPTDVKDAHGHTPLHLAVSKGHLEIVQALLCAGATVDIQDKVGDSPLHLAAGNGYFAIVQELLNKGADPSLQGRKTATPLHQASLMGFVDVVQLLLESGANVSAQRSDGQTPLLQASGAGQVATVRLLLGAGSSPSIPDEDGNTPLHFAVLSEKATIAEMLIEAGAHVDSANDKNQTPLHWAAKGHEEMVPTLLKHKADTHARSHTGWTPLHWAANEGHVGITTALLDAGARDQIQNEHGESALHLAVQKGHQAVVQLLIQRGSKPHLTDNKLRTVLHCAADVGHEDVVRILLSVQARSDVKDINGRTPLYYAALQGHVVIAKLLLEFGTALDESVKEAFLEAAEAGHELMVQLLITHGIDLSFKDTSGSTALHRAVLGGQIEVVELLLDTEADTSARDNSGKTALHLAAQEGEDEIAKVLLRHSEIRDLQDCDGWTALHWAVNNEHENTVQSLLDAGVDPGIASFDACTPLDLAEVGALETIEQMLREALAATDRPTIGDAPP from the coding sequence ATGGGTCGCTGGTGGGGGCTGCCACTTCCCCCAGAGATTATTCTGGAACTGTTTGAGTATTTGAGACCCCCGGATGTCGTGGCTCTCGCGCAAGCCGCGGAAGGGTTCGCCCAGCTGGCTCTCTCGGTGTACTCATCTAGTCTCCGCGAAAAAGGACAGACGATATTATTTTCTGCAGTCACATGTGGACATGTAAGCATTGTCCGGCATTATCTGGAGCAAGGAGCCGATCCCTGCGCcgctgatgatgagggaTACACGCCGTTGCACTGGGCCGCTGCTTACGGTCACTACAATGTGGTGTCTCTGCTCATTGATGTGGGTGCTGATATCAACGCACGGCAGAACAGCGGATTTAGTCCGCTAGATTATGCCATTATAACAGGACATGATCGCGTTGTGGAGGTTCTTTTGAAGCATGGAGCTACCATTACGGATGTGACAATTGGCCCATCTCAGAGAACGACTCTGCATGCAGCTGCTATCAAGGGATATAGCAAGATTGCAAAGATGTTACTGAGCCACGGTGCTCCTACTGATGTCAAGGATGCCCATGGTCATACGCCTCTCCATCTGGCTGTTTCGAAAGGGCATCTTGAGATCGTTCAGGCGCTGCTTTGTGCTGGGGCCACCGTCGACATTCAAGACAAAGTAGGCGACTCACCGCTGCACCTTGCTGCCGGCAACGGTTATTTTGCTATCGTACAGGAGCTTCTGAATAAGGGAGCAGACCCTTCTCTGCAAGGTCGCAAAACTGCTACGCCATTGCACCAGGCATCTTTAATGGGCTTCGTTGACGTGgtccagcttcttctagAATCTGGGGCAAATGTGTCTGCTCAACGGTCAGATGGACAAAcccctcttctccaagcCAGCGGCGCCGGCCAGGTTGCCACCGTGCGGCTGCTTTTAGGTGCGGGGAGTAGTCCTTCAATTCCGGATGAAGATGGGAACACACCACTCCACTTTGCTGTCCTCTCAGAGAAAGCTACAATCGCTGAAATGCTGATAGAGGCTGGAGCGCATGTCGATAGCGCAAATGACAAGAATCAGACCCCCTTACACTGGGCTGCAAAAGGCCATGAAGAGATGGTCCCTACTTTGCTGAAGCACAAAGCTGATACCCATGCTCGTAGCCATACAGGGTGGACTCCGCTACATTGGGCAGCGAACGAGGGCCATGTTGGTATAACGACTGCTTTATTGGACGCCGGGGCTCGCGACCAGATTCAAAATGAACATGGGGAATCAGCGCTGCACTTGGCCGTTCAGAAAGGACATCAAGCCGTCGTCCAATTGCTTATCCAACGGGGCAGCAAGCCACATCTCACCGACAACAAACTTCGCACAGTCCTGCATTGTGCAGCTGACGTAGGACATGAGGATGTGGTAAGAATATTGCTGAGTGTCCAAGCCAGATCGGACGTCAAAGATATCAATGGTCGGACTCCGCTGTACTATGCAGCACTCCAAGGCCATGTGGTGATCGCAAAACTGCTTCTTGAATTTGGTACCGCCCTTGACGAGTCTGTCAAGGAGGCCTTTTTAGaggctgcagaagctgggcACGAATTGATGGTTCAACTTCTCATCACACATGGCATTGATCTATCTTTCAAAGATACAAGCGGATCTACAGCGTTGCACAGGGCCGTTCTCGGGGGCCAAATTGAAGTGGTTGAACTTCTTCTCGATACAGAGGCTGATACCTCTGCCCGGGATAACAGCGGGAAAACAGCTTTGCATCTTGCTGCCcaggagggcgaggatgagattgCCAAAGTTCTCTTGAGACACAGTGAAATCAGAGATCTCCAGGATTGTGATGGCTGGACGGCTCTGCATTGGGCGGTTAATAACGAACATGAAAACACCGTCCAGTCTCTATTGGATGCTGGTGTTGATCCTGGTATTGCCTCCTTCGACGCATGCACGCCGCTTGATTTGGCAGAAGTTGGGGCTCTAGAAACAATTGAGCAGATGCTACGAGAGGCATTAGCAGCAACCGATAGACCAACCATTGGTGACGCGCCTCCATGA
- a CDS encoding CHAT domain-containing protein, whose protein sequence is MRLLHMEGQVIDHSIQIDSNQALRAISLCFLCRDWDRGSYLLETISQNVPGYLDLDEMRDHSTDWMLATWVGAIYEHNGQYDTAFEWYLWANEVMETQREGTSDDEARRGSQSSIHGGELFAGLIRVCLRYASLSTTNPQPKAPIDWGLPAPNWTGQALVFLERTFARTLLEFLIGRSKTDPEIIEAWAASTYINRQITDLTLLLPNKSEDEGKKSRVEIELDRLRAESEKRPMPDAQISQVTRSLLSATRFQIDPESICRVIPEDAVVVEMNLSRGGLILFCLTTAGVVSIHQSERTILDLRRQVLRYVKRLENDQCSRDELSSLIMGISREIIHPFEEVIWQKDHVIFVPTQEFNFFPFSALTFNDKPLFLEKAVSQVPSLATLEQIVKRPHPGMLPELSTIVNTHEPDASGPKHAGEPVPMVGVGAAVVSHIFSVPPTDARYLEEAGFKNIFENSEIVYIGTHGAKHELSPWQSCINLKDEFRVMEVAKFSSKASLIIFGACMSGLGRVTVGNDVLGFSHAVLQSGAGAYMGALWNVDVSITMMLIVVFSRKVAQRTQRTTLAKCWQEAQKTLYNLTTDAAVSMLQGILDEWETAKQKWHLEHLAKGGIRLLKRLMEDLETVDFKHPYYWAPFTLVGHAGRSLDPTISTLCRAMTEQLQGDSIRLNSLHEASLSPIAGIK, encoded by the coding sequence ATGAGGTTGTTACACATGGAAGGCCAAGTGATCGATCATTCAATTCAAATCGATTCGAACCAGGCTCTCCGGGCTATATCCCTCTGCTTCCTCTGTCGAGACTGGGATCGAGGGTCCTATTTACTTGAGACGATATCTCAAAATGTGCCGGGGTACTTGGATCTTGATGAGATGCGTGACCACAGTACAGATTGGATGCTTGCCACATGGGTTGGAGCGATCTATGAGCACAATGGACAGTACGACACAGCGTTCGAATGGTATCTCTGGGCAAACGAAGTTATGGAGACCCAGCGTGAGGGAACCTCGGATGATGAAGCGAGACGGGGAAGCCAATCCTCCATTCATGGAGGCGAACTTTTCGCCGGCCTCATTAGGGTTTGTCTGAGGTACGCAAGTCTCTCGACGACGAATCCCCAACCGAAAGCTCCCATAGACTGGGGTCTTCCGGCGCCAAATTGGACAGGACAGGCATTGGTCTTCCTTGAGCGGACTTTCGCCAGGACGCTGCTTGAGTTTCTCATCGGGCGGTCGAAAACAGATCCCGAAATCATCGAAGCCTGGGCGGCTTCTACGTACATTAACCGGCAAATTACAGATTTGACCTTGTTGTTGCCCAACAagagcgaggatgaaggCAAAAAAAGTAGAGTGGAGATAGAACTGGATCGACTGAGGGCCGAGTCTGAGAAACGACCCATGCCAGATGCCCAGATATCCCAAGTCACAAGATCGCTACTCTCTGCAACCCGTTTCCAGATTGATCCAGAGTCAATTTGTCGCGTAATCCCCGAGGACGCGGTCGTTGTTGAAATGAACCTTTCCCGAGGCGGGCTGATCCTATTTTGCTTGACCACCGCCGGGGTTGTGTCCATACACCAGAGCGAGAGGACGATATTGGATCTGCGACGACAAGTCCTCCGGTACGTCAAGAGGCTGGAAAATGACCAATGCTCACGAGATGAGCTGTCCAGCCTGATCATGGGCATATCGCGGGAAATTATCCACCCGTTCGAAGAGGTGATCTGGCAGAAGGATCATGTTATATTCGTGCCCACGCAAGAATTCAatttcttccctttttcaGCTTTGACTTTCAATGACAAGCCCCTCTTCTTGGAGAAGGCTGTTTCCCAAGTGCCTAGCCTTGCGACACTCGAGCAGATTGTCAAAAGGCCCCATCCCGGCATGTTACCGGAGCTCTCGACCATTGTTAATACACACGAACCCGATGCTTCCGGCCCCAAGCACGCTGGCGAGCCTGTTCCAATGGTTGGTGTTGGAGCTGCGGTCGTTTCTCACATCTTTTCAGTCCCACCGACTGACGCGAGgtaccttgaagaagccggaTTCAAGAATATTTTTGAAAACTCCGAGATAGTCTACATAGGCACACACGGTGCCAAGCACGAGTTATCCCCCTGGCAGTCTTGCATCAATCTAAAGGACGAATTCCGTGTCATGGAGGTAGCGAAGTTTTCTAGCAAAGCATCCCTGATCATATTCGGAGCATGCATGTCGGGCCTTGGCCGCGTTACTGTTGGTAACGACGTTCTCGGCTTTTCTCATGCAGTCCTGCAATCTGGTGCCGGCGCATACATGGGTGCACTATGGAACGTCGATGTATCAATTACCATGATGCTTATTGTAGTATTTTCCCGGAAGGTCGCCCAGCGAACGCAGCGCACGACCCTGGCAAAGTGCTGGCAGGAGGCTCAGAAGACGTTATACAATTTGACTACCGATGCTGCAGTTTCGATGCTACAGGGCATCCTGGACGAGTGGGAGACTGCCAAACAGAAGTGGCACTTGGAGCATTTGGCCAAGGGAGGGATTAGGCTGCTCAAGCGCCTAATGGAGGACCTTGAGACCGTTGACTTTAAACACCCCTACTACTGGGCACCATTTACTTTAGTAGGGCATGCTGGTCGGTCCCTTGACCCAACCATAAGTACCCTTTGCCGCGCCATGACGGAACAGTTGCAGGGAGACAGCATACGATTAAATAGTTTGCACGAGGCGTCCTTGTCTCCAATTGCGGGTATCAAGTAA